TTCACTCAGATTCTGCTTGAGGTCTTTCACGTCGGCCTTTTCGGCGTTGGTCGTGTTCTTGAAGGCGAAATCATCCGCGGGCACACCGTCGCCAGTTTTCCAGTCCCTGATCTGGATGCTGTATTCCGGCCCACCCTTGACCTTGCTGGAAGTGATGACCAACCGGCAGGGGTACGGTTGATCGCCCTGTGCGACCCAGATCTGGAAGTCCACGTCGTCCTTGCGAAAAGCCAGTGAATCGCACTCCTTGCCGTTCACGAAGCCGCTTCCCAGGTCCTTGGAGTCATAGACGCCCTTCATCAACTCCTCATATGAATTGGTCATCAGCAAGTCGGCAGCCGGCAATGGCAGGCCGTGCTTGTCCTTCAACTCGTCTATCAATTGATCGACCGTTCCATGCATTTCCACCTGCGTGTACTTGTTGACGTTCTTCCCGAGAAGGGTGAGCGTTTTGCCGTCGAACAAGGTCTCGGTATCGACAAACCCGCCGGAGCGGGTCGTATGCACCCGGTCTGGCCGGCTAAGGTTCACGGTGCCGGAACTCGATAGCCCAAGCTTCTGGTCTGAACTGGTGACAACCTGAAGGTTGGAGTCATAGCTGAACGACAGGGTCTTCTGGGCAGCCAGATAGTCCGACATGGATTTGAGCAGTTTTTTGGCTTCCGGCGCGTCGGTAACCCGAATGAGTTCGACCCGACGGTTGCGAGTTCGACCTTCAGCCGTGTTGTTGCTGGCAACTGGCATAGTCTGACCTGCACCGGAGGCGATCAACCTGTCGGCGGAAACTCCTCTTTTGACAAGCGCCGCCTTGATCATGTCAGCACGTTCTTGCGAAAGACGTTGGTTGGTTTCCGCGTTGCCGCTCGCATCGGTGTGGACGATAATTCTCAAGCTCCAGTCGGGAAACTTCTTGAGCACGGCCGCAACGTTATCAAGAAGCTGTTCTGCGCCTGCCCGCAAGGTGGACTTTGCTATGGCGAAGCGCAGGCCAGGCATGTCGTACTGTTCTCTTGTCTGTAGTGCCTGCTCCAAGGCTTCCTTGCTGTGCTGCATATTCGCGCCGCCCGCGTCCTTGGCCAAGGACGCACATGGCGCGGCGGAAAGGATAAGGAGTGCCAGCGCTCCTCGGACGAGGCGTCTCCTGATCGATGTGTCTTCTCTGATTACCCTGCGGACGTTGAGGGGTTTCCCGTAGTCAGGCAGGTTGGCTGGCGCACTCGACATCGCAACGATCCTTCTCAAGTTGCTGAGAATTAAATTACAATGCACTTGCAACGCTAGTGGCGTGGAATTCTTGAGTCTCGCTGGCCGTTTGGGTCGGCCTACGCGAGTCAAGGGATCAGTTCTCAAGGTCCCAGATGCAACTGTCGGTCCGCCATCACCGACCAGGCAGCGGCCGCTGGAAGACGGGCCTCTGCTAGGGCAGAGGCTTGAGATGCAGTGTGGTCGTCACGCCTCCGAAGCAACCACAGCCGTGCATGGTACATCTGCCGGATTGGCGCGCAATTCATCCTATCTGATTAGGGAAAAGCCAGCGCAGCTACAGGCATGAGTAGTAGCGCTTAAGCTTGTCCAACGACTGTCCGCGACGTTTGTTGCCGATTGACCCGAGGTGTCCGGCCGCACGGCTTGCGGTTTGAGCCTTCTGCCGGTCTCAGAAAAACCGCCGCAAAAAGATCGGCGCGCGCCCCGTTTCCGGAGCGCGCGCCGATCTGTGTCTCATTATCCAGTTGCCCTTGTCTGCTGTCGCCGAAGAGGGCTGGCGGATTTATGGATCAGGCAGCGGCGTAGCGCTTTGCCATTTCCGGCAGGCGCAGCGTGCGGATCTTCGATGCCTTGCCGGCGGTGCGGAAGGCTTCGAAACGCTCCTTGCAGACCTCGGTCATCAGCGCAGTCGCCGGCTTCAGGTAGGTGCGCGGGTCGAAGTTTTCCGGGTTCTCGGCGAAGTTCTTGCGGATCGTGCCGGTCATGGCAAGGCGCAGGTCCGTGTCGATGTTGACCTTGCGCACGCCGAGCGGGATCGCCTTCTGGATTTCCGATACCGGAACGCCCCAGGTCGGCTTCATCTTGCCGCCATAGGTGTTGAAGAGGTCCTGCAGATCCTTCGGCACGGACGACGAGCCGTGCATGACGAGGTGGGTGTTCGGCAGCTTCTTGTTGATCTTGGCGATCGTTTCGATCGACAGGATGTCGCCATCGGGCTCGCGGGTGAACTTGTAGGCGCCGTGGCTGGTGCCGATCGCAACAGCGAGCGCGTCAACGCCGGTCTTGGTGACGAAATCGAGCGCCTGGTCCGGGTCGGTCAGAAGCTCTTCGCGCGACAGCTTGCCTTCGAAGCCGTGGCCGTCTTCCTTGTCGCCGGCGCCGGTCTCGAGGTTGCCGAGGCAGCCGAGTTCGCCTTCGACCGAAACGCCGGCCGCATGCGCGATCTTCACCACTTCTGCAGTGACGGCGACATTGTAGTCATAGCTGGCAACGGTCTTACCGTCCTTCTCCAGCGAGCCATCCATCATGACGGAGGTGAAGCCGTTGGTGATGGCCGAGATGCAGGTCGACGGCTGGTCGCCATGGTCGAGGTGCAGACAGACGGGGATATGCGGGTATTCTTCGGCCGCGCCCAGGATCAGGTGCCGCAGGAACGCATCGCCTGCATAGGAACGGGCGCCGCGGCTTGCCTGAAGGATCACCGGACTGTCGGTGGCATCGGCGGCGCGCATGACGGCCTGAATGTATTCGAGATTGTTCACATTGAACGCCGGCAGCGCGTAATCGTTCTCCGCCGCATGGTCGAGCAGTTGCCGCAATGTGATCAATGCCATTCGCTATTCTCCCTTGGTGTTCGGCGCAGCCATCTTCGGTGCACCACAAAAACAATCCGGCACGAAGCGCCGCATGAACATCATCGCAGGCAGGCGATGGCCGGAATATCCGTGCGGCGTGACGGCGCGCGCGAATTGGTCGCGCCCACCGAAGTCAGGCGCACAATAGTTCATCGAAGTGGTTTGACAACCGGGCAAAAGGCAGGTTGCCAGAGGTCGAAACTCGCTTCAATCGATTTTACTGTGGACTGGATGCAACACCCCTGGAGTGAACTGGTTTCACTTTCTGGTGGTGCCTCCGAGGGGAGTGGGACAAGAGTAATCAACGCAATCTGGGCGTGTTTCTTTTGCACTGCACACCAGTCGGTCGGGTGTGAGATAGAAACGATTTGTCGACAGGAAGTGAGTGGGTCGCAAGAAGATTGCGGCGAACGGCGCCATTCTTTGCGCACATTACGTAAACTGCCGGCAAAATTCACAAACTTTGCATAGGCGATGATTCGAGGCCGGCTCCGGGCGGGTTTTGTCGACAAAATTTGCCGACCTAAAACGTTGCAGGAGATTTCCCGAAATTGCCCTGCTTCCGTCATATGTCCGTCGCAAAGGCGACGAAAAGAATCGCAAACGAAATACAACCTATGGGATAGAAGGAATTCTGTCCTATAGATAAAGATGCAGACAGCCGCAGAATCCGCCTTGCGTTTGAAGAAGATTTGCACTTCTCTCCTGCGATCACAAACCCAAAACAAGGGGAAGGAGAGAAACAAAATGGCTTCACTCAAACTCAACCTGCGCGCTGCCGCACTGATCGGCTCGCTGCTCATCGGAGCAAGCCCGGCACTCGCCGAAGCTGTCCTGCATCGTGGCAACGCAGGTGAGCCGCAAACGCTTGACCAGCACCACACCTCGATCAACATCGAAGCGTTCATCCTCAAGGATCTCTACGAAGGCCTGACGATCTATGACGCCTCTGCAAAGATCGTCCCGGGTGTCGCTGAGACGTGGGAGCTTTCGGACGACGGTACGGTCTATACCTTCAAGCTGCGCGCCGATGCAAAGTGGTCGGATGGTTCGCCGGTAACCGCCGAAGATTTCGTCTTCTCCTTCCGCCGCGTTGAAGATCCGAAGACCGCGGCCGGCTACGCCAACATCCTCTTCCCGATCAAGAACGCCGAAAAGGTCAACAAGGGCGAAGTGCCGACCGACCAGCTTGGCGTGAAGGCGATCGACGAAAAGACGGTCGAAATTACGCTTGAGCGTCCGACCCCGTTCTTCCTGGAACTGCTCGCGCACCAGACCGCACTTCCGGTCAGCAAGGCAAGCGTCGAAAAGAACGGCGCAGACTTCGTCAAGCCGGGCGTCATGGTTTCGAACGGCGCGTTCACGCTCCAGGCCCACGTTCCGAACGACAGCCTGACCGTCGTCAAGAACGCCAACTACTGGGATGCGGCCAACGTCAAGCTCGACAAGGTCATCTTCTACCCGATCGACGACCAGGCGGCTTCGGTTCGCCGCTTCGAAGCCAAGGAAATGGACCTAGTCTATAACTTCTCGGCCGACCAGATCGACCGCCTGCGCACGTCCTACAACGACCAGGTCCACGTGTCGCCGTCGCTTGCGACCTACTACTACGCATTCGACACCCGCCAGGAGCCCTATAGCGACGTTCGCGTTCGTCAGGCCCTTTCGATGGCTGTCGACCGCGACTTCCTTGCCAAGGAGATCTATGCCGGTTCGCAGCTCCCCGCCTATTCGATGGTTCCTCCGGGCATCGAAAGCTACGGCGAGCCGTCCAAGGCTGACTTCGGCACGCTGTCGCAGCTTGACCGCGAAGACAAGGCCATCGCCCTGATGAAGGAAGCTGGCTACGGCGAAGGTGGCAAGCCCCTCAATATCGAGCTGCGCTACAACACCAACCCGAACCACGAGCGCGTGGCGACGGCTGTCGCCGACATGTGGAAGAACACCTTCGGCGCCAAGGTGTCGCTGGTGAACCTCGACGTGTCCTCGCACTACGCCTACCTGCAGGAAGGCGGCAAGTTCAACGTTGCCCGCGCCGGCTGGCAGGCTGACTATGCGGACGCCGAGAACTTCCTGGCGCTCAGCGTCGGCTCAAACAAGACCTTCAACTACGGCCATTTCGAAAACGCTGAATTCGATAGCCTGATGAAGAAGTCCTACGACGAGCAGGATCCGGCAGCTCGCTCCAAGCTGCTGCACGAAGCCGAAGCGCTGCTGATGAAGGAACAGCCGATCGCTCCGCTTCTGACCCAGGCCGACCTGTGGCTCGTTGCCAGCCGCGTCAAGGGCTGGGCGGACAATGCTCCGAACGAGCACCTGAGCAAGTTCCTGAGCATCGCCGAATAACGAACTGAGACGACGCGCGGCCTCTCGCCGCGCGTCGTTTCCGGAGCACGTCCATGATTTCCTTCATCCTTCGCCGATTGGCGAGTGCGGTGCCGACGTTGTTTATCGTCGTCACCATATCCTTTTTTCTGATGCGGTTCGCCCCCGGGGGCCCCTTCAACCTCGAGCGTCCCCTTCCGCCACAAACGATGGCGAACCTGATGAAGACGTATCAGCTCGACCAGCCCCTTTGGCGCCAATACACGCACTATCTCAGCAATGCGGTGACCGGCGACTTCGGCCCGAGCTATGTCTATAAGGACAACAACGTCGCCGAGTTGATCGGCAAGGGTCTGCCCTATTCGATGGAGCTCGGCTTCTACGCGCTGCTGCTTGCACTTATCGGCGGCGTGACCGCCGGTACGATCGCCGCGCTCAGGCAGAACAGCATTCTCGATTTCGCGATCATGTCGGTCTCGACCATGGGCGTCACCGTGCCCAACTTCGTCGTCGGCCCGGTGTTGACGCTGGTCTTTGCGATCGTGCTCGCATGGCTGCCGGCAGGCGGCTGGGGCGACGGATCGCTGCGCTTCCTGATCCTGCCGATGATCGCGCTGGCGCTGCCGCAGCTTGCGGTGTTTGCGCGCCTGACGCGCGGCTCGATGATCGAGGCTTTGCATACCGACCATATCCGAACGGCCAAGGCCTACGGTCTGCCGTCACGCACGGTTGTCGTCACCCACGCCATGCGTGGCGCGATGCTGCCGGTCGTCTCCTATCTCGCGCCTTGCGCTGCGGCCCTTCTGACCGGCTCGGCCGTCGTCGAGACGATCTTCACCATTCCTGGCGTCGGTCGTTACTTCGTCCTCGGCGCGATCAACCGCGATTACACGCTGGTGATGGGCACGGTTATCCTCGTCGCCATCTTCGTCATCGTTTTCAATCTCCTGGTCGACATTCTCTACGGCCTGCTCGATCCGAGGGTTCGCCATGACTGATATCGCCCAGACCCCGGTGCTGACACCGGAAACGAAGGGGCGAAGCCTCTTCCAACTCGCCGCCATGCGCTTCCGGCGCAACCGCGCCGCAATGGCCGGCTGCTTCATGCTGGCGCTGATCGCGCTGTTCTCGTTCCTCGGACCGCTCTTCGTTCCGCACACCTATGACCAGGTGTTTCCGTCCTACGTCTCGATCAGCCCGAGCCTCGATCCGCGGCCCGATACGTCCACGCTTCAGGACGTTATGGAAGGCGTTGCCACGCGAGCGCGCGTCACGCTGAAGGAGTTCGCCGTCGAGGGCGAGACCTTTACCGCGACGATCACCTCCGAACAGCCGATCGACGCACGCGCCACGCGCTATTTCGATCGCGCCAACGAGTTTCGTGACACCCAGGTAGTGGCAACGGAAGACGACGGGAAGACGCTGAAGGTCACCGGTCAGGTCGACCGGGAGTATTTCCCCTTCGGCACCGACTCCAACGGCCGCGACCTCTTGGTCCGCGTCATGCTCGGCGGCCAGATCTCGATCGCCGTCGGCCTGCTCGCCAGTCTCGTGTCGCTCGGCATCGGCGTCGTTTATGGCGCGACTTCGGGCTATATCGGCGGCCGCGTCGACAACGTCATGATGCGTCTGGTGGAGATCCTCTACTCTCTGCCCTTCGTCTTCCTCGTCGTCGTGCTCGTCGTGTTCTTCGGCCGCTCGTTCATCCTGATCTTCCTGGTGATCGGTGCGGTGGAATGGCTCGACATGGCCCGTATCGTGCGTGGCCAGACACTTGCGCTCAAACGCCGCGAATTCGTCGGCGCCGCGCAGGCACTCGGTCTTACCGACTGGCAGATCATCCGCCGGCACATCATCCCCAACACGATCGGTCCGGTCATCGTTTTCGTGACCGTCGTCGTGCCCAAGGTGATCCTGCTCGAGAGCTTCCTCTCCTTCCTCGGCCTTGGCGTTCAGGCGCCGCTGACGAGCTGGGGCGCGCTGATCTCGGAAGGCGCAAACAACATCCAGTCGGCGCCGTGGCTTTTGATCTTCCCGGCCATCTTTTTCGTCCTGACGCTGTTTTCGCTGAACTTCGTCGGCGACGGCCTGCGCGACGCGCTCGACCCGAAGGATCGCTGACATGGCAGATACCAACGAAACCATCCTGGCCGTTCGCGGACTCAAGGTGAACTTCTCGACGCCTGACGGCACCGTAGAAGCGGTCAAGGGCATCGATCTCGACGTACGCTCAGGCGAAACGCTCGCAGTCGTCGGCGAATCCGGCTCCGGCAAGAGCCAGACGATGATGGGTATCATGGGCCTGCTCGCCAAGAACGGTGAGGTCACGGGCTCGGCAACCTACCGTGGGCAGGAGCTTGTTGGCCTGCCGCCGAAGGCCTTGAATCAGGTCCGCGGCGCGAAGGTCACCATGATCTTCCAGGAGCCGATGACCTCGCTCGATCCGCTCTATCCGATCGGACGCCAGATCGCCGAGCCGATCGTTCACCACCGCGGTGGCTCGTTCAAGCAGGCGCGGGCACGCGTGCTCGAACTGCTCGAACTTGTCGGCATCCCCGAGCCGGGACGTCGCATCGACAGCTACCCGCACGAGCTTTCGGGTGGCCAGCGCCAGCGCGTGATGATCGCCATGGCACTCGCCAACGAGCCTGATCTGCTAATCGCTGACGAACCGACGACGGCACTCGACGTGACGATCCAGGCGCAGATCCTCGATCTCCTGAAGTCGCTGCAGCAGCGCTTCGGCATGGCGATCGTGCTGATCACCCACGACCTCGGCATCGTCAAGCATTTCGCGGACCGCGTGGCCGTGATGCGCCGTGGCGAAGTGGTGGAAAAGGGCACAACGGCAGATATCTTCGAGCGGCCGCAGGCCGATTACACGAAGATGCTGCTTGCCGCCGAGCCCAGTGGTCGCAAGGCTTCGCCGCCCGACGGCGCGCCGATCATTCTCGAAGGTCGCGATGTCTGCGTCGATTACCAGATCGGCGGCGGACTGTTCAAAGGCGGCAAGTCGGTCTTCCGCGCCGTGGACAGCGTCAATCTGCGCCTGAAAGAGGGGCAGACGATCGGGGTCGTCGGAGAGTCCGGCTCCGGAAAATCGACGCTCGGCCGTGCGCTGCTGAGACTGCTGCCGAGCAGCGGTCACTATCGCTTCGGGACGACGGACATCTCCGGTTTCGACCGCGGCCAAATGCGGCCGTTGCGCCGCACCTTGCAACTCGTTTTCCAGGATCCCTACGGCTCGCTTTCGCCGCGCCGAACCGTCGGTGAAATCATCACCGAAGGTCTGCACGTGCATGAGCCCGAGCTCAGCCGCGCTGACCGCGACCGCCGGGCGTCCGAGGCACTCAAGGAAGTGGGGCTCGATCCGGCGTCGCGCAATCGCTACCCGCACGAGTTTTCGGGCGGCCAGCGGCAGCGTATCGCGATTGCCCGCGCGATGATCCTGAAGCCGAAGGTCGTCATTCTCGACGAACCGACCTCGGCGCTCGACCGCTCGGTGCAGGGGCAGGTGATCGAACTCCTGCGCGATCTGCAGCGCTCACATGGGCTCTCCTACATCTTCATCAGCCACGATCTTTCGGTGGTGAAGGCGATGTCGGACTATGTGATCGTCATGAAGAACGGCAAGATCGTCGAGGAAGGCGAAACTGACGCGATCTTCGAGGCGCCGAAACAGCCCTATACCAAGACGCTGATCGGCGCTGCCTTCAACATCTGAGACTTTGGACACATCGTTGACAGGGACGCGAGCGATCGCGTCCCTGAATTCATTTCTGCGCTTGGGGTTCGGATGCCGGCTGCGATCAGAGATCGCCGTCTGCGGGAAAGTCCGCGGCGACGAGCTTCTTGTCGAGCCCGAATTTCTGCATCTTTTCGTAGAGCGTCTTGCGCGAGATGCCGAGCGACTCATAAACCGGTTTCAGGGCGCCGCCGTGGGCCGCGATGGCGCTGGCGATCAAGCCTTTTTCATAGGCTGCCACCTTGTCGGCAAGCCGGCCGTTATCTTCCTTGGCTGCATCGTGCGGCGAGGCATCAAGCCCAAGCACCAGCCGTTCGGCGGCATTGCGCAGTTCGCGTACGTTGCCCGGCCAGTCGCGCTCTGCCATTTCCGCCAGCATGGCTTGTGAGACCTCGACTTCGTCCCGGCCGTAGCGCGCGGCGGATTCCCTGACCAATTGCAGAAAGAGCAGCGGGATATCCGTGCGGCGTTGTGCAAGCGAGGGAACACGAAGCGTCGCGACGTTGAGCCGATAGAGCAGATCGGCGCGGAAGCGCCCTGCGACAACCTCCTTTTCGAGGTCGACTTTGCTGGTCGCGATGAAGCGCACGTCGAGCGGCACGACTTCGTTCGATCCGAGCCGGGTGATGACGCGTTCCTGGAGGACGCGCAGGAATTTAGCCTGAAGGTCGAATGGCATCGAGCCGATCTCGTCGAGCAGGATGGTACCACCGCGACCATGCTCGAACTTGCCATAGCGCGGGCGGATGGCACCGGGAAAGGCGCCGGGCTCATGGCCGAAAAGCTCGCTCTCGATCAGGTTTTCCGGCAGTGCCGCACAGTTGATCGCAATGAAGGGGCTATTGGCCCGTGCGCTCAGATCGTGCAGCGTGCGGGCCAGCACCTCCTTGCCGACACCGGTGTCGCCGATGATCAGCGTGTCGGCGTCGGCGGCGCCGATCGCGCGAATGCGATAGCGCAGATCGACCATCACTTGGCTGCGACCGGGGAGCCGCTGCTCGATATCGTCGCGTTTGCCGGCCACGGCCTTCAAACGGCGGTTTTCCAGGACGAGCGCGCGCCAGTCGAGGGCCCGGCGGATCGTGCCGGCGAGCATCTGTGTCGCAAAGGGCTTCTCGACGAAATCATAGGCGCCTTCGCGCATCGCGCGCACGGCAAGCTGCACATCGCCATGGCCGGTGACGAGGATGACAGGCACTTCGGCATCGATCTCGCGGATCCGCTGCAGAAGCGTCATGCCGTCCATGCCGGGCATGCGGATGTCGCTGATGACTACGCCGGAAAAACTGAAGCTGATGAATTCCAGTGCGTGTTCGGCTGCCGCAAATGTCTCGACTCGAAAGCCCGCAAGTTCCAGCGCTTGCGCACTCGAATGGCGTACATCCTCTTCGTCATCGACGAGCAGGATCCGGCTCTCGATCATTCGGCAGCCTCCCGGGCATTGCTATCTTCGGCGGCAAGTTCGATGCGGAACTCGGCGCCACCCTCCGCAAGATTGGTGGCAACAAGGCTGCCGCCGAAATCCTTGATAATGTTATAGGAAATCGAAAGGCCGAGGCCCAGCCCCTTGCCGACGCCCTTGGTCGAAAAGAACGGATCGAAAATGCGTTCGGCAATCGCCGGCGGGACGCCTGGTCCCCGGTCGCTGACGGTCAGCAACACCTTGCCGCCATCCTGTCTAGCTCGTAGGCGAATGGTCCGGTCTTCAAGTCCCTCGACGGCATCTGCGGCGTTCGAGATGACGTTGACGAGCACCTGCTGCAGGCGCACCGATCCGGCGCGAACGACGAGCGGCTGATCGCCGAGATCAATGTCGATGGTTGCTGACGCAGCCTTCAGCCGAACCGATACGATCTCCATCGTATCGCGCACCACCTCTTCGACTGGAACCGGCCCGAGCTTCTCGTTCGGTTTGCGGGCGAAGTTGCGCAGGTGCTTGCTGATCGCTGCCATGCGATCGACGAGGCCGGAGATCCGGCGGATGTTGTCACTTGCCTCGTCGGATCGACCGCGCTCGATCAGCAATGCGGCGCTGTCGGCATAGGTCTTTGCGGCGGCAAGCGGCTGGTTGAATTCGTGCGAGAGGGCGGCGGACATCTGCCCGAGACCGGCCAACTTGCCGGCCTGAATGAGATCGGCCTGTGTCCGGCGCAACTGCTGTTCTGTCAGGCGGCGCTCGGCGATCTCCTCTTCGATCTGGGCGTTGACGCGCGCGAGGTCGGCGGTGCGTTCGTCGACACGGCGTTCGAGTTCGGTCTGCGCTTCCGCCTGCATCGAGATGCGTTCGTTGAGCCGTGCGCGGCGTTGCAGGATGATGGCCACGCCAAGGCCGGCGAGACAGATCAACAGCAAAGCTGCGGCGACTGTGGTCAGCGCCTGCGTATGGGCGGAAGCCGTATCCACCAGCACGTTCACGGTCCAGTCGGCGTCCGGCATATATTGCGACAGCACGAGATATTCGCGGCTGGAGCCGCCGGAGGAAACGGTCATGAAGCGATGGCCTGAGGAGGTCCTGTCTGCCATGGGCAGCGGCTGTAGCGTGGCGTCGGCATAGCGCCTCGAGGCTTCGGTGCGCGCGAGCCGGTCTGGGGTCAAAGGCAGGATTGAGGAATAGAGCCAGTCCGGGTCGCCGGACATGAAGATGATGCCCTCGGGGTCGGAAACGAAGATTCTGTATTCACCGCCCTGCCAGGAGGCTTCGATGCTTTCGACATCGACCTTGAAGACGATGACGCCGCGGATCTCGTCACCGATCTGGATCGGCGAGCCAAAATAGTAGCCGCGCTTCAGCGACGTGGTGCCGAGCGCATAGAAGCGCGACTGCTGCCCGCGAAGCGCCTCCTGGAAATAGGGGCGATAGCTGAAGTTCTGGCCGACGAAACTCGTCGGCCCGTCATAGTTGCTGGCAGCGATCGTATCGCCGTCAGGCGTGATGACATAGATATCCGAGGAGTGAAGCAGCGCGTTGATGTCTTTCA
The nucleotide sequence above comes from Ensifer adhaerens. Encoded proteins:
- a CDS encoding sensor histidine kinase produces the protein MKHRLALGFLLLPLLATILAWKGYAVTTDSYLREATAQATTALRLAVTALDGHLNRYQALPALIADHEDVQELVTRPRDRRLREAVNTYLKDINALLHSSDIYVITPDGDTIAASNYDGPTSFVGQNFSYRPYFQEALRGQQSRFYALGTTSLKRGYYFGSPIQIGDEIRGVIVFKVDVESIEASWQGGEYRIFVSDPEGIIFMSGDPDWLYSSILPLTPDRLARTEASRRYADATLQPLPMADRTSSGHRFMTVSSGGSSREYLVLSQYMPDADWTVNVLVDTASAHTQALTTVAAALLLICLAGLGVAIILQRRARLNERISMQAEAQTELERRVDERTADLARVNAQIEEEIAERRLTEQQLRRTQADLIQAGKLAGLGQMSAALSHEFNQPLAAAKTYADSAALLIERGRSDEASDNIRRISGLVDRMAAISKHLRNFARKPNEKLGPVPVEEVVRDTMEIVSVRLKAASATIDIDLGDQPLVVRAGSVRLQQVLVNVISNAADAVEGLEDRTIRLRARQDGGKVLLTVSDRGPGVPPAIAERIFDPFFSTKGVGKGLGLGLSISYNIIKDFGGSLVATNLAEGGAEFRIELAAEDSNAREAAE